A genome region from Musa acuminata AAA Group cultivar baxijiao chromosome BXJ3-5, Cavendish_Baxijiao_AAA, whole genome shotgun sequence includes the following:
- the LOC135638409 gene encoding uncharacterized protein LOC135638409, protein MTVCLQNRGVHATSSSNGVTMWPDHPKGWGQCRLTPFKHPRRRHLIREVVSPPESMAMPDQGPTNSRTQEENEEGICSSIAPRILDFDDDDDVSPLALLNYADDVNSSSSSATAAAVNTGTSASTPPRCWDDVGSFSPFPSIDALFDTPPTQQPDPVPAVCYPSSTSSSSLNPPLPAMFPVPTPYAGNHHLNPFDHQNPMVVDAITNGYPPYSPDAAAFPPSHQHAAAYVQQRQGFTGMEAGGIEACGGPYRFFYAGDILAADVLRPDDGLANPADVAENQRRENDHVWYGQSQAPPTAYGTDDLRVLTVTVSLNAVIFFMASTI, encoded by the exons ATGACAGTATGCCTCCAGAACCGCGGGGTGCATGCCACGTCAAGCTCCAACGGTGTGACTATGTGGCCTGACCACCCTAAGGGCTGGGGGCAGTGTCGTCTGACGCCGTTCAAGCATCCTCGAAGACGTCACCTCATCAGAGAGGTTGTTTCGCCCCCAGAGTCAATGGCCATGCCAGACCAGGGCCCAACCAATTCCCGCacgcag GAAGAGAATGAGGAGGGCATCTGCAGCTCAATCGCCCCCCGAATCCTTGACTtcgacgatgacgacgacgtCTCCCCCCTCGCGCTCCTCAACTACGCCGACGACGTCAACTCCTCATCATCTTCCGCCACTGCCGCCGCTGTGAACACCGGCACCTCGGCTTCCACCCCTCCCCGGTGCTGGGACGACGTCGGCTCCTTCTCCCCCTTCCCCTCCATCGACGCGCTCTTCGACACCCCTCCTACCCAGCAGCCCGACCCCGTCCCCGCTGTCTGCTACCCTTCATCCACCTCCTCCTCGTCGTTGAACCCTCCTCTTCCCGCCATGTTCCCGGTCCCGACGCCGTACGCCGGAAACCACCACCTGAACCCCTTCGACCACCAGAATCCCATGGTCGTCGACGCGATCACGAACGGCTACCCGCCGTACTCCCCCGACGCCGCGGCATTCCCACCGAGCCACCAGCATGCGGCGGCGTACGTGCAGCAGCGGCAGGGGTTCACGGGGATGGAGGCTGGTGGCATCGAGGCGTGCGGAGGACCGTACCGCTTCTTTTATGCGGGAGATATATTGGCAGCCGACGTGTTGAGGCCCGACGACGGTCTCGCGAACCCAGCCGACGTAGCGGAAAACCAGAGGAGGGAGAATGACCATGTGTGGTACGGGCAGTCGCAGGCGCCGCCAACAGCGTACGGCACGGACGACTTACGGGTACTAACTGTTACTGTGTCTTTAAATGCCGTCATATTTTTCATGGCAAGCACGATTTAA
- the LOC135638408 gene encoding MDIS1-interacting receptor like kinase 2-like gives MKLIHAPIPLLNLLFLLFSFSPSNTAAETETQALLAWKSSLLQPDSLASWSLANSTTPCEWFGVRCDSGGSVVVQLSLPYSNLVGTLGNLDFSSLPNLTTLDLSYNNLAGAVPSNISALSKLTSLDLSSNNFSGSIPREIGQLSELLELRLDNNSLGGGIPYQLSGLQKVQLLDLGSNYLETPDYSNFTGMPSLTYLDLFLNSLTEEFPPFILKCTNLTYLDLSENRFTGPIPESLAINLVSLEYLNLSFNSFEGVIPASLTKLPRLRDLRLGGNNLVGGVPATLGSISSLRVLELYNNSLGGPIPPSLGQLQKLERLDIKLAGLNSTIPPELGNCTNLNYIELSTNRLEGEFPGSFVKLTKMREFGISSNSLSGKIPSDFFGSWPQLISFQVQNNSITGRIPSEIGLATNLTYLFLYTNNLFGPIPVEIGNLVNLIVLDLSDNSLTGTIPSTIGNLTNLSFLNLFYNNLTGSIPEEIGNMTALASIDLNTNNLEGELPGSIAELPNLASLSVFTNNLAGSIPRDLGQNGLLQNVSFSNNSFSGELPRGLCTGFALHHLLVNSNNFSGYLPSCLRNCSKLLRVRLDWNHFSGNLEEAFGVHPDLVYLDLTGNQLTGTLSPDWAEFKSLTYLHVDGNSISGDIPAALGNMTNLQDLSLASNYLAGGIPPEIGKLEFLFKLNLSSNMLTGSIPSELGELDPLTHLDLSGNELTGRVTAELANLNDLLLLDLSMNKLRGEIPYQIGNLNSLQILLDLSSNSLSGTIPSNLGKLTRLQKLNISHNNLSGEIPDSLSEMVSLESVDFSYNNFTGPIPEGGAFRNLSFEAYVGNLGLCGDVKGLLSCFSTSGEVSHKHHKRLVIAIVVPVVGVLVLAATVITIMLLCRDDPREKLEMEKAARESSESSIWERECKFTFMDIANATGNFDEACCIGRGRFGSVYKAELPTGQVVAVKRFHVAHSEEMVNMYQKSFDNEIAALTEVRHRNIVKLHGFCSKSGYMYLVYEYVSRGSLGEVLHGEEGGTKLDWAMRVKVVHGLVHALAYLHHDCSLPIVHRDVSVNNILLESDFEPRLSDFGTAKLLNPDSSNWTTVAGSYGYMAPELAYTMRVTEKCDVYSFGVVALEVLMAKHPGELISSLPSLPEGKELLLKETLDQRLPAPAGQLAEEVVFIVKVALACISSNPSSRPSMRFVAQEISSQTQACIRQPFETITIGMLNGFQE, from the exons ATGAAGCTGATCCATGCCCCAATTCCCCTCCTcaaccttctcttcctcctcttctccttctcgccTTCGAACACCGCAGCAGAAACAGAAACGCAAGCTCTTCTAGCGTGGAAATCCAGCCTGCTCCAGCCTGACTCTCTTGCCTCATGGTCCCTCGCCAACTCCACCACCCCATGCGAGTGGTTCGGCGTTCGCTGCGACTCCGGCGGCAGCGTCGTCGTGCAGCTGAGTTTACCGTATTCCAACCTCGTCGGCACTCTCGGTAACTTGGACTTCTCCTCTTTGCCCAACCTCACAACTCTCGATCTCAGCTACAATAACCTCGCCGGCGCCGTCCCTTCCAACATCTCTGCTCTGTCCAAACTCACCTCATTAGACCTCAGCAGTAACAACTTCAGCGGATCCATTCCGCGGGAGATTGGGCAGCTGTCGGAGCTCCTCGAGCTCCGTCTCGACAACAACAGCTTGGGCGGAGGGATACCCTACCAGCTTAGCGGTCTGCAGAAGGTGCAGCTCCTCGACCTCGGATCCAATTACTTGGAAACACCGGACTACTCCAATTTCACCGGCATGCCTTCTTTGACATACCTCGATCTGTTCCTCAACAGCCTGACAGAAGAGTTCCCTCCGTTCATACTGAAATGCACCAACTTAACATACCTTGACCTCTCAGAGAACAGATTCACAGGTCCAATCCCAGAGTCATTGGCTATCAACTTAGTAAGCCTCGAGTACCTGAATCTTTCATTCAATTCCTTTGAAGGAGTAATTCCAGCCTCTCTTACTAAGCTACCGCGGCTTCGAGACCTTCGCCTGGGAGGAAACAACCTCGTCGGAGGGGTGCCGGCGACTCTAGGATCCATTTCCAGCCTTCGAGTTCTTGAGCTTTACAACAATTCATTGGGTGGACCGATTCCACCTTCGCTAGGTCAGCTCCAGAAGCTGGAACGCCTCGACATCAAATTGGCAGGACTGAACTCCACCATCCCTCCTGAACTCGGCAACTGTACCAATCTGAACTACATAGAACTGTCTACCAATCGGCTCGAGGGAGAATTTCCAGGATCCTTTGTGAAGCTCACCAAAATGAGGGAGTTCGGGATCTCCTCCAACTCGCTTTCCGGCAAGATCCCGTCGGACTTCTTCGGTAGTTGGCCTCAGCTTATTTCCTTTCAGGTGCAGAACAACTCCATCACTGGGCGGATTCCCTCGGAGATTGGACTAGCGACGAATCTGACATACCTCTTCCTCTACACCAACAATCTTTTCGGTCCAATTCCGGTGGAGATTGGGAATTTGGTGAACTTGATCGTGTTGGATCTGTCAGATAACTCGCTGACGGGTACAATCCCTTCGACAATCGGCAACCTCACGAACTTATCTTTCTTGAATCTCTTCTACAACAATCTCACCGGCTCGATCCCGGAGGAGATTGGAAACATGACTGCACTGGCTAGCATTGACCTCAACACCAACAATTTAGAGGGGGAGCTGCCAGGTTCCATCGCTGAGCTTCCAAACCTTGCTTCTCTATCCGTCTTCACCAACAACCTCGCTGGTAGCATCCCCCGAGACCTCGGACAGAATGGCCTGTTGCAGAACGTCAGCTTCTCGAACAATTCCTTCTCCGGTGAACTGCCTCGAGGATTGTGCACCGGCTTCGCCCTTCACCACCTCCTGGTGAATAGCAACAATTTCTCCGGCTATTTGCCGTCTTGTTTGCGGAATTGCTCGAAGCTGCTTCGAGTCCGATTGGACTGGAACCACTTCAGTGGGAACTTAGAAGAAGCTTTCGGAGTACACCCCGACCTTGTTTACTTAGACCTCACTGGAAACCAGTTGACTGGCACGCTCTCGCCGGACTGGGCAGAGTTCAAGAGCCTCACTTACTTGCACGTAGACGGCAATAGCATCTCCGGTGACATTCCCGCAGCATTGGGAAACATGACCAATCTACAAGATCTGAGCTTGGCGTCAAACTATCTGGCAGGAGGCATCCCACCTGAAATCGGGAAATTGGAGTTCTTATTTAAGCTCAACTTGAGCAGCAACATGTTAACAGGTTCGATTCCTTCAGAGCTAGGAGAGCTTGATCCACTAACACATCTTGATCTATCAGGAAATGAACTCACTGGCCGAGTAACTGCGGAGCTCGCTAATCTGAACGACCTGTTGTTGTTGGATCTGAGCATGAATAAGTTGAGAGGGGAGATACCATATCAGATAGGAAACTTGAATTCTCTCCAAATTCTGTTAGACTTGAGTAGCAATTCTCTCTCTGGGACGATACCATCAAATCTTGGGAAGCTGACGAGGCTGCAAAAGCTCAACATCTCCCATAACAATCTTTCAGGTGAAATCCCAGATTCTTTATCAGAAATGGTCAGCCTGGAATCTGTGGACTTCTCCTACAACAATTTCACAGGTCCGATTCCAGAAGGAGGTGCTTTCCGGAATTTGTCTTTCGAAGCCTATGTGGGTAATCTGGGGCTATGCGGAGATGTGAAAGGCTTACTTTCTTGTTTCTCTACCTCCGGTGAAGTTTCTCACAAGCATCACAAACGACTCGTCATCGCGATCGTTGTTCCAGTTGTGGGGGTGTTGGTGTTGGCGGCCACTGTCATAACGATCATGCTATTATGCAGGGATGACCCTCGAGAGAAGCTTGAGATGGAGAAAGCTGCCAGGGAAAGTTCCGAGTCATCGATATGGGAAAGAGAATGCAAGTTCACTTTCATGGACATTGCGAATGCGACGGGCAACTTCGACGAAGCTTGCTGCATTGGAAGAGGACGATTCGGAAGCGTCTACAAGGCGGAGCTGCCGACAGGGCAGGTAGTTGCTGTGAAGCGTTTTCACGTTGCGCATTCTGAAGAGATGGTGAACATGTATCAGAAGAGCTTCGACAACGAGATCGCAGCTCTCACAGAGGTCAGACACCGAAACATCGTGAAGCTGCACGGGTTCTGCTCGAAGAGCGGATACATGTACTTGGTGTACGAGTACGTCAGCAGGGGTAGCTTGGGGGAGGTGCTGCATGGGGAGGAAGGGGGGACGAAACTGGACTGGGCGATGAGAGTGAAGGTTGTACACGGGTTGGTTCATGCCTTGGCCTATCTGCACCACGATTGCTCCCTGCCGATCGTGCATCGTGATGTCTCGGTGAACAACATCTTGCTGGAGTCGGATTTCGAGCCTCGTTTGTCCGATTTCGGAACAGCGAAGTTGCTGAACCCTGATTCTTCCAATTGGACCACTGTTGCTGGATCCTACGGCTACATGGCTCCAG AGCTCGCTTACACAATGAGGGTGACAGAGAAATGCGATGTCTACAGCTTTGGGGTTGTAGCACTGGAAGTCCTGATGGCGAAGCACCCAGGGGAACTCAtttcctctctgccttcgttgccgGAAGGAAAAGAATTGTTGCTGAAGGAAACGCTGGACCAACGATTGCCTGCTCCGGCCGGCCAGTTAGCAGAGGAGGTCGTCTTCATCGTGAAGGTGGCACTGGCGTGCATTAGCAGCAATCCATCGTCGCGTCCTTCCATGCGTTTCGTCGCGCAGGAGATATCTTCTCAAACCCAAGCTTGCATTCGTCAGCCGTTCGAAACGATTACAATCGGTATGCTAAATGGTTTTCAGGAATGA